The genomic stretch TGCGTGGTTATGTCCCCGATACATGGAGATATAGAATCGGAAATTTTAGGGTGTTTTATATAATTAATGAAGAAGAAAAAGTGGTCGATATTTTATCCATAAAGCCAAGAAAAACAGCCTATGATTAATAAAACCTTGTTCAATGTTATTAAAATTTATCCCTCAAAAAATTTATATTGATGAAGATGTTGCAAATCTGCCTTTTTCACAAAAAATACAATCGAAATTTCCTAATCTGGCTGAAATTATCGATATCCGTAAGGGCGGTTCGCCCGCCTGCGGAACCGCCCCTACTACAAACGTTTGGCGTTTGACCCGCCATAAAGGAAAATTCCTCAGGCTTTGTCCCGGGACCAGAAATTATCTTTGCTGTAATTACTGGATAATTAACATGGCCCATGGATGTCCTTTTTCCTGCAGTTACTGCGCCCTCCAAACTTATGAATTCCCGTATTTAAATATCTTTGCCAATATTAATGATATGTTTACGGAATTAGAGGATTTTTTGAACCGTTATCCCGATAGGTTCTTCCGCATCGGGACAGGTGAATTCACAGACAGCCTTGCGCTGGATAATTATCTTGATGTTAACAAGGATCTTGTAAATTTTTTTTCAGAACGGAAGAATGCTGTCCTGGAGCTGAAGACAAAATCGGATAATGTTGGAAGGTTATTATCATTATGTCCAAAAGAGAATATAATTATTTCCTGGTCGTTAAATACCTCCCGGATTATAAGAGAGGAAGAAAGAGGTGCGCCTGGTTTGGAAGAGCGGCTTGCTGCGGCGCGAAAGTG from bacterium encodes the following:
- a CDS encoding radical SAM protein: MLLKFIPQKIYIDEDVANLPFSQKIQSKFPNLAEIIDIRKGGSPACGTAPTTNVWRLTRHKGKFLRLCPGTRNYLCCNYWIINMAHGCPFSCSYCALQTYEFPYLNIFANINDMFTELEDFLNRYPDRFFRIGTGEFTDSLALDNYLDVNKDLVNFFSERKNAVLELKTKSDNVGRLLSLCPKENIIISWSLNTSRIIREEERGAPGLEERLAAARKCQEKGYWIGFHFDPLINYDNWEKEYGEVIEKIFQHVNSIRIAWISLGALRFVSGMEENIKKKAPATKIIYGELIPGLDNKMRYFKPIRIEMFKKLADKIKKFDKGIPVYLCMESPEVWEKTLGWRPKNNVEIDNFVGARFPRPI